One part of the Lachnospiraceae bacterium JLR.KK002 genome encodes these proteins:
- a CDS encoding alpha-glucosidase, with the protein MEVKRKWWHDKVAYQIYPKSFYDTNGDGIGDLQGIIAKLDYLKELGIDLIWISPIYESPFVDQGYDISDYYGIAPEFGTMEDFEKLLAEAKKHGIQIVMDLVINHCSDKHEWFQKALADPEGEYADYFYFREGKDGNPPGNYRSYFGGSCWEPVPGTDKYYFHAFAKEQPDLNWENPKMKQDLYDMINWWLDKGLAGFRIDAIINIKKDVNFPDLEPDGPDGLAGYHRAVEQTTGIGELLEELKNNTFAKYDAFTVGEVFNMHEEELPEFIGENGHFSTIFDFSAHCLSEGEHGWYDAPDIDFKEWRAAIVNSQLEVQNVGFEANIIENHDEPRGVSRFLPEYARNPAGTKMLGTVSLLLRGIPFLYQGQEIGMQNCEWNSSEEWDDISTKDQYQTAREAGLSEKDALKACARMSRDNARTPMQWSSEKNAGFTEGTPWMKVNPNYSEINVKDQQEQEDSVLHYYQKLIALRKSEEYKEVFTYGVFAPVYGEQESVMAFYRTLEEENQENGEKRVLVAANFGKEPVELQPEYKVSKVLLSNLPENQAGEKLVLAGCGVMVLECGI; encoded by the coding sequence ATGGAAGTAAAGAGAAAATGGTGGCATGACAAAGTGGCATATCAGATTTACCCGAAAAGTTTTTACGATACCAACGGGGACGGAATCGGAGATTTACAGGGAATCATTGCAAAACTGGATTATCTGAAAGAACTGGGCATTGACCTTATCTGGATTTCCCCCATTTACGAGTCCCCTTTTGTGGACCAGGGCTATGATATTTCGGATTATTACGGAATTGCACCGGAATTCGGAACCATGGAGGATTTTGAAAAACTGCTGGCGGAGGCAAAAAAGCACGGAATACAGATTGTGATGGATTTGGTGATTAACCATTGTTCCGATAAACACGAATGGTTTCAGAAAGCCCTTGCGGACCCGGAAGGGGAATATGCCGATTACTTTTATTTTCGGGAAGGGAAAGACGGAAATCCTCCCGGAAACTACCGGTCTTATTTTGGAGGAAGCTGCTGGGAGCCTGTGCCGGGAACCGATAAATATTATTTTCACGCATTTGCAAAAGAGCAGCCGGATTTGAACTGGGAAAATCCGAAAATGAAGCAGGATTTGTATGATATGATTAACTGGTGGCTGGACAAGGGGCTGGCAGGCTTCCGGATTGACGCCATCATCAATATTAAAAAAGATGTGAACTTCCCGGATCTGGAGCCGGACGGCCCGGACGGACTGGCTGGCTATCACCGGGCGGTGGAGCAGACCACCGGAATCGGAGAGCTGCTGGAAGAACTGAAGAACAACACCTTTGCAAAGTATGATGCTTTTACCGTGGGGGAAGTATTCAACATGCATGAAGAGGAGCTGCCGGAATTCATTGGTGAGAACGGGCATTTTTCCACAATTTTTGATTTCAGCGCCCATTGCCTCAGCGAAGGAGAGCATGGCTGGTACGACGCGCCGGACATTGATTTTAAGGAGTGGCGCGCTGCCATAGTAAATTCCCAGCTTGAAGTGCAGAACGTAGGATTTGAGGCCAATATTATTGAAAATCATGATGAGCCCAGAGGGGTTTCCAGATTTCTGCCGGAATATGCCAGAAATCCGGCGGGAACCAAGATGCTGGGGACAGTGAGCCTGCTGCTGCGGGGGATTCCTTTCCTGTATCAGGGACAGGAAATCGGAATGCAGAACTGCGAATGGAACAGCAGCGAGGAATGGGATGATATCAGCACCAAAGACCAGTACCAGACTGCCAGAGAGGCGGGACTTTCTGAGAAAGATGCCCTTAAGGCCTGTGCCAGAATGAGCCGGGACAACGCCAGAACGCCCATGCAGTGGAGCAGTGAGAAAAACGCAGGATTTACCGAAGGCACTCCCTGGATGAAAGTAAATCCGAACTATTCCGAAATCAATGTAAAGGACCAGCAGGAACAGGAGGATTCCGTGCTTCATTATTATCAGAAACTGATTGCCCTGCGCAAATCAGAGGAATATAAGGAAGTATTTACTTACGGAGTATTTGCGCCCGTATATGGGGAGCAGGAATCTGTAATGGCTTTTTACCGGACTCTGGAAGAAGAAAACCAGGAAAACGGAGAGAAAAGAGTGCTGGTTGCAGCTAATTTCGGAAAAGAACCTGTGGAACTGCAGCCGGAATATAAGGTAAGCAAGGTGCTTCTTTCCAATCTGCCGGAAAATCAGGCCGGAGAAAAACTGGTGCTGGCAGGCTGCGGTGTTATGGTATTGGAGTGTGGAATATGA
- a CDS encoding DJ-1 family glyoxalase III: MKKTGVFLAEGFEEIEGLTVVDILRRAGIDAVTISVMGKKEVCGSHNITVLADILFEEVNFEEYEGVVLPGGMPGTTNLGSHSGVHDIITSFAEQGKLVAAICAAPGVLGQAGILAGKKAACYPGFEDKLVGAEVTYEEVAEDGNIITSRGMGTAIPFGLRLTSYLTTEQKAKELAEAIIYSRGH; encoded by the coding sequence ATGAAAAAAACAGGCGTATTTCTGGCAGAAGGATTTGAGGAAATCGAGGGTCTGACCGTGGTGGATATTCTGCGCCGGGCCGGAATTGATGCGGTAACCATTTCTGTTATGGGCAAAAAAGAGGTCTGCGGTTCCCATAACATTACGGTTCTGGCAGATATTTTATTCGAGGAAGTAAATTTTGAGGAATACGAAGGAGTTGTGCTTCCGGGAGGAATGCCGGGTACCACAAACCTGGGCAGCCATTCGGGCGTCCATGATATCATAACATCTTTTGCGGAGCAGGGAAAACTGGTGGCGGCTATCTGTGCGGCGCCCGGTGTTCTGGGACAGGCGGGAATCCTGGCAGGAAAGAAAGCTGCCTGCTATCCGGGATTTGAAGATAAACTCGTCGGAGCGGAAGTAACGTATGAAGAAGTGGCGGAAGACGGAAATATAATTACCAGCCGGGGCATGGGAACTGCCATTCCTTTCGGACTGAGGCTTACATCTTATCTTACCACGGAACAGAAGGCGAAAGAGCTGGCGGAGGCTATTATTTATTCCCGCGGGCATTGA
- a CDS encoding phosphotransferase, producing the protein MDKIREFTELETERYVKKHGLFPADAKLNIRNIASGSKETEGLVNLIYQVRDVHTGKSLIFKQVMPYVLALMKHEGILRPTARGRTVKEVRAMVLMDVIYPGITPKVYFQDTEQGIICMEDLSHLRNMRFQLAEQQQFPDFGIRIGAFLAEMLFFTSDLYLDTRTKRQWEQLFDAQGAKELLLDLLFQESCALFNPARPFEAEARETHRRIAANRRLKAMVYEMGTRFYEEKQCICHTDLHTGNIMIAPGEVRLIDCEYGGYSAFFGDLGRIAGSFIVNYVSWLGTPELSYESRLCMQQYDLDMIRGLFDGCLETLRQLFAKYRPKRPALRNIVPETYFMSFFCDGVRFAAVTAACRTPSDWTQPCDFARIKHPELMGLVQKRALEIAEYTLKHAEELRSIEDFCSLIHDYAGVDV; encoded by the coding sequence ATGGATAAAATCAGAGAATTTACAGAACTGGAAACAGAACGCTACGTGAAAAAACACGGCCTGTTTCCTGCCGATGCAAAACTGAACATCAGAAATATTGCTTCCGGGAGCAAAGAAACGGAGGGACTGGTCAACCTGATTTATCAGGTAAGGGATGTCCATACCGGAAAATCTCTGATTTTCAAACAGGTTATGCCTTATGTACTGGCATTGATGAAACATGAGGGTATCCTGCGTCCTACCGCCAGAGGCCGCACTGTAAAGGAAGTACGGGCCATGGTGCTGATGGATGTAATTTATCCCGGAATTACGCCGAAGGTTTATTTTCAGGATACAGAGCAGGGCATTATCTGCATGGAAGATTTGAGCCATCTGAGAAATATGCGGTTTCAGCTGGCAGAACAACAGCAGTTCCCTGACTTTGGAATACGCATTGGAGCGTTTCTGGCTGAAATGCTGTTTTTTACCTCGGACCTTTATCTGGATACCCGGACGAAAAGACAGTGGGAACAGCTTTTTGACGCGCAGGGAGCCAAAGAACTGCTTCTGGATTTGCTGTTTCAGGAAAGCTGCGCTCTGTTCAACCCCGCCAGACCCTTTGAGGCAGAAGCCCGCGAAACCCATCGGCGCATAGCCGCAAACCGGAGACTGAAAGCGATGGTCTACGAGATGGGCACGCGGTTTTACGAGGAAAAACAGTGTATCTGCCATACGGATTTACATACCGGAAATATTATGATTGCCCCCGGCGAGGTACGCCTGATTGACTGTGAATACGGCGGCTATTCTGCCTTTTTCGGGGATTTGGGACGAATTGCCGGCAGCTTTATTGTCAATTATGTTTCCTGGCTGGGAACACCGGAACTTTCATACGAGTCGCGCCTTTGTATGCAGCAGTACGACCTTGATATGATTCGCGGCCTGTTTGACGGCTGTCTGGAAACCCTCAGGCAGTTATTTGCAAAATACCGACCGAAACGCCCCGCACTGAGAAACATCGTTCCGGAAACATATTTTATGTCTTTTTTCTGCGACGGTGTCCGCTTCGCTGCAGTAACCGCCGCATGCAGAACGCCTTCTGACTGGACACAGCCCTGTGACTTTGCCCGAATCAAACATCCGGAGCTTATGGGCCTTGTGCAGAAGCGCGCTCTGGAAATTGCAGAATATACGCTGAAGCACGCAGAAGAACTCCGCAGTATTGAGGATTTCTGCAGTCTCATTCATGACTATGCCGGTGTGGATGTATAA
- a CDS encoding GrpB family protein has product MNRQLSEMSLEELWQLFPIFLTEHKPYWKDWYEEEAALLKEHLPARQVARISHIGSTAIKDIQAKPIIDILVEITEDSEFETFSECIVRAGYLCMSEEEQRLSFNKGYTEQGFAERVFHLHLRRAGDNDELYFRDYLSARPQIAREYEKLKLGLWKQFEHDRDRYTEGKTAFVKKYTRYAKEQ; this is encoded by the coding sequence ATGAACCGACAACTCTCTGAAATGAGTCTCGAAGAACTGTGGCAGCTATTTCCGATTTTCCTCACAGAGCACAAACCATACTGGAAAGACTGGTATGAAGAAGAAGCGGCCCTGTTAAAGGAACATCTGCCTGCAAGGCAGGTGGCTCGTATCAGCCATATCGGCAGCACAGCCATAAAAGATATACAGGCAAAGCCCATCATTGATATTCTGGTGGAAATTACAGAAGACAGTGAATTTGAAACGTTTTCCGAATGTATTGTACGGGCGGGATACCTTTGTATGTCGGAAGAAGAGCAGCGCCTGTCCTTCAATAAGGGGTATACGGAACAGGGGTTTGCAGAACGGGTATTCCATCTGCACCTGCGCCGGGCGGGAGACAATGATGAACTGTATTTCCGTGATTACCTGAGTGCCCGTCCTCAGATTGCCAGGGAGTATGAAAAGCTGAAGCTGGGCCTGTGGAAACAGTTTGAGCACGACCGGGACAGGTATACCGAAGGAAAGACAGCATTTGTGAAAAAATATACCCGGTACGCAAAAGAACAATAA
- a CDS encoding alpha/beta-type small acid-soluble spore protein: MAVPQAKEAMNRFKQEVASEIGVPLKEGYNGDLTSAQAGSIGGEMVKKMIMKQEQQMSGGQQ; encoded by the coding sequence ATGGCAGTACCTCAGGCAAAAGAGGCTATGAACCGTTTTAAACAGGAGGTTGCTTCTGAAATCGGCGTACCTTTGAAAGAAGGTTACAACGGTGACTTAACTTCTGCTCAGGCTGGCTCTATCGGCGGAGAAATGGTTAAGAAAATGATTATGAAACAGGAACAGCAGATGTCCGGCGGACAGCAGTAA
- a CDS encoding methyl-accepting chemotaxis protein yields MRKEWENMFANLKVRTKLVILAAVAALSLCAMGILNMSGMEKSYRQSVSGMKEVLYDDYDEQIKGQVENVITLLEKIYAEYQDGAYSEEEARKLAADLVRELRYGESGYFWIDTYEGDNVVLLGQDTEGTNRMEAEDSQGYQMIKDIIKNGQQEDGGFTEYYYPKEGSTENYPKRAYSKAFEPWEWVVGTGNYVDELEELAVQNNESVKNIFETTRGISIAAIVIVVLLLMAIALFIVVDITKSLGAVVRQLNCMAEGDYTRDYMKKFVKRRDDFGGLARSMEDMKTSMVKLISQVQTESENISFAAGSVNECVAKLNDDIASVSAATEELSAGMQETAATTTMADESAGEIHAAVQQIARRSQDGAQGAAEIKGRAEKTNIRIKGAQEKAVLLKKEIQQDLESALENAKVIDQIYELSGVIMNVVSQTNLLSLNASIEAARAGEAGKGFAVVAGEIGTLAEQSRQTVIQIQEVTQEVTQAVENLSSNARKLLEFVVKDVTADYEGFLTIGEQYDQDGASVDELMSEFSTIAQELSGNMEGIKNSMSDISKAAEEGAEGTTEIAQRASVIAEESAEVLEQVTRTRQSAETLRAEIGKFHVNGAEDVQKEA; encoded by the coding sequence ATGAGAAAGGAATGGGAGAACATGTTTGCAAATCTGAAGGTGCGTACGAAACTGGTTATATTGGCGGCGGTGGCAGCACTGTCTCTGTGTGCCATGGGGATTCTGAATATGAGCGGTATGGAAAAATCCTACCGGCAGTCAGTTTCCGGCATGAAAGAGGTTCTTTATGATGATTATGATGAACAGATTAAGGGACAGGTGGAAAATGTAATCACTCTGCTGGAAAAAATCTATGCAGAATATCAGGACGGTGCATACTCGGAAGAAGAGGCCAGAAAACTGGCGGCAGACCTGGTGAGAGAACTCCGTTACGGCGAGAGTGGTTACTTCTGGATTGATACATACGAGGGAGACAATGTGGTTCTGCTGGGACAGGATACGGAAGGAACCAACCGTATGGAAGCAGAAGACAGCCAGGGCTATCAGATGATAAAGGATATCATCAAAAACGGTCAGCAGGAAGACGGTGGATTTACGGAATACTATTATCCCAAAGAGGGCAGTACGGAAAATTATCCGAAGCGCGCATACAGTAAAGCCTTCGAGCCCTGGGAATGGGTAGTAGGTACCGGGAACTATGTGGACGAACTGGAAGAACTGGCGGTACAAAACAATGAATCCGTAAAAAATATATTTGAAACCACAAGGGGGATATCCATTGCAGCCATAGTAATAGTGGTTCTGCTGCTGATGGCAATCGCATTGTTTATTGTGGTGGATATTACGAAATCTCTCGGAGCAGTGGTCCGGCAGCTGAACTGTATGGCAGAAGGCGATTACACCAGAGATTATATGAAAAAATTTGTGAAGCGGCGGGATGATTTCGGCGGTCTGGCCAGAAGCATGGAAGATATGAAAACATCCATGGTGAAACTTATCAGCCAGGTGCAGACGGAATCTGAAAATATCAGTTTTGCGGCAGGTTCGGTCAACGAATGCGTAGCGAAACTGAACGACGATATTGCAAGCGTATCTGCTGCAACGGAGGAACTGTCCGCAGGTATGCAGGAAACAGCAGCCACCACCACAATGGCGGATGAATCGGCAGGAGAAATTCATGCGGCGGTACAGCAGATTGCCCGGCGTTCCCAGGATGGAGCACAGGGAGCTGCTGAAATCAAAGGCAGAGCAGAAAAAACCAATATCCGGATTAAGGGAGCGCAGGAAAAGGCAGTGCTGCTGAAAAAAGAAATCCAGCAGGATTTGGAGTCAGCCCTGGAGAATGCAAAGGTAATCGACCAGATTTACGAACTGTCCGGAGTAATTATGAACGTGGTTTCCCAGACCAATCTTCTGTCTCTGAATGCTTCTATTGAAGCGGCGAGAGCAGGCGAGGCAGGCAAAGGCTTTGCGGTGGTTGCGGGAGAAATCGGAACCCTTGCGGAACAGTCCAGACAGACGGTAATTCAGATACAGGAAGTAACTCAGGAAGTGACCCAGGCTGTGGAAAACCTTTCTTCCAATGCCAGAAAGCTGCTGGAGTTTGTAGTTAAAGATGTAACAGCGGATTACGAAGGATTCCTTACCATCGGAGAACAGTATGACCAGGACGGGGCTTCCGTGGATGAACTGATGAGCGAGTTCAGCACCATTGCACAGGAACTGTCAGGCAACATGGAAGGAATCAAAAATTCCATGAGCGATATTTCCAAAGCGGCAGAAGAAGGGGCGGAAGGCACCACAGAAATTGCCCAGCGGGCGTCCGTTATTGCGGAAGAATCTGCGGAGGTGCTGGAGCAGGTAACCAGAACAAGACAAAGTGCAGAAACTCTGCGGGCGGAAATCGGGAAATTCCATGTGAATGGAGCAGAGGATGTCCAAAAGGAAGCATAA
- the pdaA gene encoding delta-lactam-biosynthetic de-N-acetylase, translating into MLRNIKITTCLAVLVLFAGSFFLGRFAAQVAPTISSAIQTDAEENWGLSFQEEGKLPVANATIQEMEKYNACYAEDTQEKVLYLTFDCGFENGNTPAILDALKKHKAKAAFFVVGNYLETSPDLVKRMIEEGHIVGNHSYHHPDMSQMGKEEFSKELGELEALYEQVAGTPMAKYYRPPQGKYSKSSLQFAKDLGYRTVFWSLAYVDWNQDSQPTHEEAFDKLLKRVHPGAVVLLHNTSKTNGEILDELLTKWEEMGYTFKSLEELPKAG; encoded by the coding sequence GTGCTGCGAAACATAAAAATAACAACATGTCTGGCGGTACTGGTGCTTTTCGCCGGTTCCTTTTTCCTTGGAAGGTTTGCGGCTCAGGTTGCGCCCACCATCAGTTCAGCCATTCAGACGGACGCAGAGGAGAACTGGGGGCTGAGTTTTCAGGAAGAAGGAAAACTGCCGGTTGCCAACGCCACCATTCAGGAAATGGAAAAATACAATGCATGTTATGCGGAGGACACCCAGGAAAAGGTTCTTTACCTTACCTTTGACTGCGGGTTTGAGAACGGGAATACGCCTGCAATTCTGGACGCATTGAAAAAACATAAGGCAAAGGCAGCATTTTTTGTTGTGGGAAATTATCTGGAAACCAGTCCGGATCTGGTGAAACGGATGATAGAAGAAGGGCATATCGTAGGAAACCACAGCTATCACCATCCTGATATGTCTCAGATGGGAAAAGAAGAATTTTCCAAAGAGCTGGGAGAACTGGAGGCTTTATATGAACAGGTGGCGGGAACACCCATGGCGAAATATTACCGTCCTCCTCAGGGAAAATACAGCAAATCCAGCCTGCAGTTTGCAAAGGATCTGGGATACAGAACCGTATTCTGGAGTCTTGCCTATGTGGACTGGAATCAGGACAGCCAGCCTACTCATGAAGAGGCTTTTGACAAACTGCTGAAACGGGTGCATCCGGGGGCAGTGGTACTGTTACATAATACATCGAAGACAAACGGGGAAATTCTGGATGAACTGCTGACAAAATGGGAGGAAATGGGGTATACCTTCAAATCTCTGGAAGAACTGCCGAAAGCAGGATAG
- a CDS encoding AraC family transcriptional regulator has product MKKLHSLISEQKEDARHGESFFPIQKYITSFSPEYPVLTTHWHEEAEFTLISKGKGIYHIDLTEYETEPEDLIFVPPLALHSASSPEGCGLVSETYVFHMNFLGGNSTDICSTRYLQPLAHHEMILPAVIKPEHPAYLSLRKIFGQISNLYDGGIPGYELALKALLLQMIFLLLQFKEHVPSSDSSNAVHSEKLKTVLDYLELHYMDAVSVSDLAGLCYFSEYHFMRFFKKHMNMTCVEYLNNLRLEKAVELLEDENASILDVSLSVGFRNLSYFHRAFKKKYHMTPGEFLKLKTKPPPQS; this is encoded by the coding sequence ATGAAAAAATTACACTCTCTGATTTCAGAACAGAAAGAAGACGCCAGACACGGAGAATCCTTTTTCCCCATACAGAAATATATTACTTCTTTTTCTCCGGAATATCCGGTGCTGACTACCCACTGGCATGAGGAAGCGGAATTTACGCTGATTTCAAAGGGAAAAGGGATTTACCATATTGATTTGACCGAATATGAAACAGAGCCGGAAGATTTGATTTTCGTTCCGCCTCTGGCTCTCCACTCCGCCTCCTCTCCGGAAGGCTGCGGCCTTGTATCGGAAACGTATGTATTTCATATGAATTTTCTGGGCGGAAACTCCACGGACATCTGCTCCACCAGATACCTGCAGCCCCTGGCCCATCATGAAATGATTCTGCCGGCGGTCATCAAACCGGAACACCCGGCTTATCTTTCCCTGCGGAAAATTTTCGGACAGATCAGCAACCTGTACGACGGGGGAATCCCCGGATATGAGCTGGCTCTGAAAGCCCTGCTATTACAGATGATTTTCCTGCTGCTGCAATTTAAGGAACATGTGCCTTCTTCCGACAGCTCCAACGCTGTTCATTCCGAAAAGCTGAAAACCGTCCTGGATTATCTGGAGCTGCATTACATGGACGCCGTCTCCGTCTCCGACCTGGCCGGCCTGTGCTACTTCAGTGAATATCACTTTATGCGCTTTTTCAAAAAGCATATGAACATGACCTGTGTGGAATACCTGAACAACCTGCGGCTGGAAAAGGCTGTGGAACTTCTGGAAGACGAAAACGCTTCCATTCTGGACGTTTCACTGTCCGTGGGATTCCGCAACCTTTCCTATTTCCACCGGGCCTTTAAAAAGAAATACCATATGACGCCAGGAGAATTTCTCAAACTGAAAACCAAACCCCCGCCGCAGAGCTGA
- the pdxA gene encoding 4-hydroxythreonine-4-phosphate dehydrogenase PdxA, translated as MKKPRIAVPMGDAAGIGPEIAAKAAASSKVAEAAECIVIGEKSIMERAVRITGTNLKLHLIREPEEGEFRRGVLNFLDLKNLDESQAVFGKVNGMCGKAAYEYIEKSILLASSGRVDAVATTPINKESLRAGGVPFIGHTEIFGALTHTEDPLTMFETNGMRVFFLTRHVSLREMLDLITKDRIKNYVKRCLKALEKLGVTGGTMAVAGLNPHCGEHGLFGWEEVHEIIPAVEELKAEGYPVAGPIGADSVFHQAAMGTYNSVLSLYHDQGHIATKTLDFEKTISVTNGMPILRTSVDHGTAFDIAGTGKAGEVSMVEAILLAAKYAPAFAGKS; from the coding sequence ATGAAAAAACCACGTATTGCAGTGCCCATGGGAGACGCCGCGGGAATCGGGCCGGAAATTGCGGCGAAGGCGGCCGCCTCTTCGAAAGTAGCTGAGGCGGCGGAGTGCATTGTAATCGGAGAAAAGTCCATTATGGAGCGGGCGGTTCGGATTACCGGTACAAATCTTAAGCTCCACCTGATTCGGGAGCCGGAGGAAGGAGAGTTCCGCCGGGGTGTGCTGAATTTTCTGGATTTGAAAAATCTGGACGAAAGCCAGGCTGTATTTGGAAAAGTAAACGGCATGTGCGGGAAGGCCGCATACGAATATATTGAAAAGAGCATTCTTCTTGCCAGTTCCGGCAGGGTGGATGCAGTGGCCACAACGCCCATCAACAAGGAATCTCTGCGGGCAGGAGGCGTCCCTTTTATCGGCCACACGGAGATTTTCGGCGCCCTGACCCACACGGAGGATCCGCTGACCATGTTTGAGACCAACGGTATGCGGGTGTTTTTCCTGACCAGACACGTGTCTCTGCGGGAAATGCTGGATTTGATTACAAAAGACAGAATCAAAAATTATGTGAAACGCTGCCTGAAAGCACTGGAAAAGCTGGGTGTGACAGGGGGAACCATGGCAGTTGCGGGTTTAAATCCCCACTGCGGAGAACATGGCCTGTTCGGCTGGGAGGAAGTGCATGAAATTATTCCTGCAGTGGAAGAGCTTAAGGCGGAAGGATATCCGGTGGCCGGGCCCATCGGAGCGGATTCCGTGTTCCATCAGGCGGCCATGGGAACCTACAACAGCGTACTGTCGCTGTACCACGACCAGGGACACATTGCCACGAAGACCCTTGATTTTGAAAAGACCATTTCCGTCACCAACGGAATGCCCATCCTGCGCACCTCTGTGGACCATGGAACTGCCTTTGATATTGCGGGAACGGGGAAAGCGGGAGAAGTGAGCATGGTGGAAGCCATACTTCTTGCCGCAAAATATGCGCCTGCTTTTGCAGGAAAGAGCTGA
- a CDS encoding site-specific DNA-methyltransferase: MDKIDNQFLITGDAIEKLQELPDKSIDLVVTDPPYNLNKNYGKSQDRLEFDEYIEFSKNWISECSRVLKDNGSIYVFMGMRYISYIYEILEKTFGFAFNGWITWYYTQGVGKTKGFSPRHDDILFFTKNAKNFTFNLDDIRVPQKFYRSVNNMRGANPGNVWEFSHMHYCNTNRQQHPTQKPEGLYERMILASSNEGDTVLDPFLGSGTLLRVCQQLNRYGIGIDNNSEYIEMAKNRLLEPFSGFDSMDERMSRVPNDLNDPDIRITYLYNHIEWFLKNHRDAVPKFLEEVKSKYLVKMIETGQVSIFDDYGIRI, translated from the coding sequence ATGGATAAAATAGATAATCAGTTTTTAATTACAGGGGATGCAATTGAAAAATTGCAGGAGCTGCCTGATAAATCCATTGATTTGGTTGTGACAGATCCGCCTTATAATTTGAATAAAAACTATGGAAAGAGTCAGGACAGGCTGGAATTTGATGAATATATAGAATTTAGTAAGAACTGGATTTCAGAATGCAGCAGGGTATTAAAGGACAATGGCAGCATATATGTTTTTATGGGAATGAGATATATTTCATATATATATGAAATATTGGAGAAAACATTTGGATTTGCATTTAACGGGTGGATTACATGGTATTATACTCAGGGTGTGGGAAAAACAAAAGGGTTCAGCCCAAGACACGATGATATACTGTTTTTCACAAAGAATGCAAAAAATTTCACGTTTAACCTTGATGATATCAGGGTGCCGCAGAAATTTTACAGAAGCGTGAACAATATGCGTGGCGCAAATCCGGGAAACGTGTGGGAATTTTCCCATATGCATTATTGTAATACGAACCGTCAGCAACACCCCACACAGAAGCCGGAAGGGCTTTATGAGCGGATGATACTGGCCAGCTCAAATGAGGGAGATACTGTGCTTGATCCCTTTTTGGGCTCCGGGACGCTGCTGAGAGTGTGCCAGCAGCTAAACAGATACGGGATAGGAATTGATAATAATTCAGAATATATTGAGATGGCTAAAAACAGACTTCTGGAGCCTTTTTCCGGCTTTGACAGCATGGATGAAAGGATGAGCAGAGTGCCAAATGATTTAAATGATCCGGATATCAGAATAACTTATTTATACAATCATATTGAGTGGTTTTTAAAAAATCATAGAGATGCTGTTCCAAAATTTCTGGAGGAAGTAAAAAGCAAATATCTGGTAAAAATGATAGAAACCGGACAGGTTTCTATCTTTGACGACTACGGTATCAGAATTTAA
- a CDS encoding sugar O-acetyltransferase encodes MNQKERMLAGLPYKAWMDGLTEERNANKLRIYRYNQLSPEQSEEREKLIRGILGSCGESIHVEAPFRCDYGYNIEVGNNFYSNYNLTILDVGKVIIGENAMFAPNVSIYTAGHPVHPDSRNSGYEYGIGVTIGNNVWIGGNAVINPGVHIGDNAVIGSGSVVTGDIPANVIAAGNPCKVLRPITDEDRKYYYKNRRFDVKDYNDGVLNMNDL; translated from the coding sequence ATGAATCAGAAAGAACGAATGCTTGCCGGGCTTCCATATAAAGCATGGATGGACGGACTGACAGAGGAGCGAAATGCAAATAAGCTGCGGATTTACCGTTATAATCAACTTTCACCGGAGCAGAGCGAAGAACGGGAGAAACTGATACGGGGAATTCTGGGAAGCTGCGGGGAGAGTATTCATGTGGAAGCGCCCTTCCGCTGCGATTATGGGTATAATATTGAAGTTGGAAATAATTTTTATTCCAATTACAACCTGACGATTCTCGATGTGGGTAAAGTAATCATCGGAGAAAACGCAATGTTTGCTCCCAACGTTTCCATTTATACTGCCGGCCATCCCGTCCATCCGGATTCCAGAAATTCCGGCTACGAATACGGAATCGGAGTCACCATTGGAAATAATGTATGGATTGGGGGAAATGCGGTAATCAATCCGGGCGTACATATCGGGGATAACGCGGTGATTGGTTCCGGCAGTGTGGTCACCGGAGATATCCCTGCGAATGTGATTGCAGCGGGGAATCCCTGTAAAGTTCTGCGGCCCATAACCGATGAGGACAGAAAATATTATTATAAAAATCGGAGATTTGACGTGAAAGATTACAACGACGGGGTTCTTAATATGAATGATTTGTGA